TCAAGGATCAGAAGGAAAAAGAGTTTTTGAGTTTACAAACGTAGGAGATGCTCCATTAATCATAAAAGACATTAAATCAACTTGTGGTTGTACTGTACCAAGTAAACCAGAGAAGCCAATTATGCCAGGTGAAAAAGGACAGATTGAAGTTTCTTATGATACTAAAAGATTAGGAGGATTCTCTAAAGCAATTACAATTTACTCTAATGCTAAGCAAGAGAGAAAAATGTTAAAGATCAAAGGATACATTACTAAAGGTGGTGACGCTAACGGAAAGTCATAATCTTTAAGAATAGACAATAAAAAAAGAGCCTATTGGCTCTTTTTTTATGCTTTAAATTCTCTTTTTAAGTCTAAATTTAAACTTATATCGTTGACCTGCTCTCTCGATTTCTAATGTAATTCTCTTATCAGGTCTTTCGTGAAATAGTGAATTTATCTGGTTTAGAGTATATGTATACGCCGGACTTCCATTTATTCTTTTAATTACATCATCAACTTCAATACCTACTAAATCGGAAGGTGATCCTTTTAATACATTACTAATTTTGTAGGCTGGTTTAAAACGATAGAAATAACTCGTAACAAATGAAATTGTCTTGTTATCTGACACCCCTCCAGAACCATAAGTATCGGCTACAATATTTTCAGAACTTTCTTTAACTAATTCTTGACCATCATAAATCACAGACAATCCACTCATGTTATAATAGAACCCTCTTTTTAATGATCCATTCTTTTTAAAGATTACTCTTCTATTTCCATAATCAAACCAAACTTTGAATCGCTTGAGAATATTTCCTCCGATACTTCCATTTCTTAATTTAAATTGTCTGGCATTTGCAGTTGAAGTTGTATCTAAAAAAGATACCGTTGGATTTTCCACCGTATATCTCCCTATTTGAAAACTTGGAATTTTACTTCTATTTCCATAAATAGTTCCACTTAACCCTTCTCCTAAAACATCTCTAAAATACTTCTTAGGTGTATTTATATCTTCATGAGTACCTTCAAAAAACCATAAAGCATCGCTTCCACCAGAATCAATAAGCAATTTGGTTTTTATTTTTTTATCTCCAACTGTATCTAATTGTGCATAAGTATTGATGTATGGTTTATTTCTGTAAAATTCTAGTCTAAACTCTTCGCATCTTCCACACTTCTTGAGTTTATATTTTTTAGGATTATAAAATGTGATATATTTTGTGCTATAATCAATCTTGACGATTAAACTTTTAAGTAAATCAAAACCAATAATGCCATGAATCGTCATTCCCATTTTGGCCGACATATTGAAATTATCTCTTAAAATTACATATAAATCTTCGTTAGGATTTACCAAATCCTTAACTCTAAAACGATTATTTCTAGAAAGTAAAGCATCCACAGGTTCACCATCTCCTAATCCTTTTAGTTGAATTTTCTCTACATTGTTTAATCCTAAACTGTCGTTCTTGCTTAAATTAAAAAGAATGGTTTTATTTACTCCAGTATCTAATATAAAATTCAACTCTTTACCGTTAATTTGTACAGGTAGTATTATTAGATTATTAATTAAAGTGAATTTAATTTTCTGCCTAACATCTTCATTCCCATAAAACTGAAACTTAGATTGGGAACGTACATTAAAAATTATAAAAAGAAATAAAAGGGATAGTAATGGTTTTCTCAAATTATGCACTTTACGTTTATAACAATATACAATCTTATCTGTGAACTTATTTTTTTTTAAGATAGTTTTAACCATTTCTTTAGGTATCAGGTTAGTTTTTGTAGGTAAATACTATTTCAAATCAATATAATTTTGCAAATTTGCCTACTTAAAACAACTAAAAAAACAAAGGAATGCCTGCAATTTCATCTAAAGGTAAATCAATGCCTCAGTCACCTATTAGAAAATTGGTGCCTTATGCAGAAAACGCTAAGAAAAACGGTATTAAAGTTTTTCATTTAAATATCGGACAACCAGATATTAAAACTCCACAAGTAGCATTAGATGCTGTTAAGAATAATGACATTGAAGTATTATCTTATGCTCGCTCTGAAGGATCTGAAGTATATAGAGAGAAACTTTCTAACTACTACGCAAAAAATAACATCAATGTAACAGCTAACGATATTATAGCTACCACTGGTGGTTCGGAAGCTTTACTTTTTACTATTGGTAGTATTACTGACCCAGGAGATGAAATTATTATTCCTGAACCATTCTATGCAAATTATAATGGATTTTCAATTGCTTCTGGGGTAAAAGTAGTACCAGTTATCTCTTCTATTGATGATAACTTTGCTTTACCTAAAATTGAAGATTTTGAAAAGTTAATTACGCCAAAAACTAAGGCTATTTTAATCTGTAACCCAGGTAATCCAACTGGTTACTTATATAGTAAAGAAGAAATTGAAAAATTAAAGCAAATCGTTTTAAAGCACGATTTATTTTTAATTGCTGACGAAGTATATCGCGAATTTGCTTATGACGGAGCTGAACATCATTCTGTAATGAAAGAAGATGGTTTAGAACAAAATGCAATTATGATTGATTCTGTTTCTAAACGTTATAGTATGTGTGGTGCGAGAATCGGATGTATTGTATCTAAGAATGAAGAATTCATTCAAACTGCTATTAAATTTGCACAAGCACGTTTAAGCCCACCAACGTATGCATTAATTGCAAGTGAAGCTGCGTTAGACACTCCTCAAAGCTATTTTGACGATGTAATTGGAGAATATGTTGAGCGTAGAAATACTTTAATCAACGAATTAAAGAAAATCGATGGTGTTAAAGTAGCTAATCCTAAAGGAGCTTTTTATTGTGTTGCTGAATTACCAGTAAAAGATTCTGATGATTTTGCACAATGGATTTTAGAAAAATTCCATGACAATAACGAAACAGTAATGGTTGCTCCTGCAAGTGGTTTCTATTCTACTCCTGGAGAAGGTAAAAACCAAGTTCGAATTGCTTACGTTTTAAATGAAAAAGACTTAAAGCGTTCTGTTGAAATATTAAAATTAGCTTTAGAGCGATACAATCAATAATTTGAATATTCAAGAAAACATATCACTTAAGAAATATAATACGTTTGGCATTGATGTTAATGCCGAACGTTTTATTTCTATCGGTTCAGTTTACGAATTACAAGAACTTTTAAAGCAAGAAAAAGATTTATTCTTACTTTCTGGAGGTAGTAATATGCTACTTACAAAAGACATTAAGAATCTTGTAGTTCACCTTAACATAAAAGGAATTTCCATCGACAGAGAGCATGATAATTCTGTACATTTAACTGTAAATGCTGGTGAAAACTGGCACGATTTTGTGTTATGGGCAATTGAACAAGGATATGGAGGAATTGAAAAC
This genomic window from Tenacibaculum sp. 190524A05c contains:
- a CDS encoding DUF1573 domain-containing protein — protein: MKTILSFIAICFLTLAVNAQEFKFESELINYGKITQGSEGKRVFEFTNVGDAPLIIKDIKSTCGCTVPSKPEKPIMPGEKGQIEVSYDTKRLGGFSKAITIYSNAKQERKMLKIKGYITKGGDANGKS
- a CDS encoding pyridoxal phosphate-dependent aminotransferase; the protein is MPAISSKGKSMPQSPIRKLVPYAENAKKNGIKVFHLNIGQPDIKTPQVALDAVKNNDIEVLSYARSEGSEVYREKLSNYYAKNNINVTANDIIATTGGSEALLFTIGSITDPGDEIIIPEPFYANYNGFSIASGVKVVPVISSIDDNFALPKIEDFEKLITPKTKAILICNPGNPTGYLYSKEEIEKLKQIVLKHDLFLIADEVYREFAYDGAEHHSVMKEDGLEQNAIMIDSVSKRYSMCGARIGCIVSKNEEFIQTAIKFAQARLSPPTYALIASEAALDTPQSYFDDVIGEYVERRNTLINELKKIDGVKVANPKGAFYCVAELPVKDSDDFAQWILEKFHDNNETVMVAPASGFYSTPGEGKNQVRIAYVLNEKDLKRSVEILKLALERYNQ
- a CDS encoding aspartyl protease family protein, yielding MHNLRKPLLSLLFLFIIFNVRSQSKFQFYGNEDVRQKIKFTLINNLIILPVQINGKELNFILDTGVNKTILFNLSKNDSLGLNNVEKIQLKGLGDGEPVDALLSRNNRFRVKDLVNPNEDLYVILRDNFNMSAKMGMTIHGIIGFDLLKSLIVKIDYSTKYITFYNPKKYKLKKCGRCEEFRLEFYRNKPYINTYAQLDTVGDKKIKTKLLIDSGGSDALWFFEGTHEDINTPKKYFRDVLGEGLSGTIYGNRSKIPSFQIGRYTVENPTVSFLDTTSTANARQFKLRNGSIGGNILKRFKVWFDYGNRRVIFKKNGSLKRGFYYNMSGLSVIYDGQELVKESSENIVADTYGSGGVSDNKTISFVTSYFYRFKPAYKISNVLKGSPSDLVGIEVDDVIKRINGSPAYTYTLNQINSLFHERPDKRITLEIERAGQRYKFKFRLKKRI